The following coding sequences lie in one Caproicibacterium argilliputei genomic window:
- the rlmN gene encoding 23S rRNA (adenine(2503)-C(2))-methyltransferase RlmN: MELQDIRSLTLAELTQIFVQLGQPAYRAKQVFSWLQKSGVQQFEEMTNLSKTLRQTLAQRYYIANAEIAQRLLSKLDSTRKYLFCMADGELVESVLMDYHHGRSVCISTQVGCRMNCAFCATGRSGFSRNLTAGEMLAQVQAAQRDGGVRISNIVLMGMGEPLDNYQNVLRFLKLVSDPNGMNIGMRHISLSTCGLVEQIYALAQEKLQLTLSVSLHAPNDEIRRKTMPVSRKFSMEELLKACRYYAEETGRRISYEYAMIQGVNDDDACAQELAGRLGGTLCHVNLIPVNSVAGAGYKKSSVERQNAFIQILERHGITATVRRTLGSDINASCGQLRRRKQEEVSHHV, from the coding sequence TTGGAACTGCAGGATATTCGTTCATTGACGCTGGCAGAGCTTACACAGATTTTCGTACAGTTGGGACAGCCCGCATATCGGGCAAAACAGGTGTTTTCCTGGCTTCAAAAAAGCGGTGTACAGCAGTTTGAGGAGATGACCAACCTCAGCAAGACGCTTCGCCAGACACTTGCGCAACGGTATTACATAGCGAATGCCGAAATTGCGCAGCGCCTGCTTTCGAAGCTGGACAGTACGCGGAAATATCTGTTTTGCATGGCTGACGGTGAGCTGGTGGAGTCTGTGCTGATGGATTATCACCATGGACGCAGCGTCTGCATTTCCACGCAGGTGGGGTGTCGGATGAACTGTGCGTTTTGTGCAACGGGTCGCAGCGGCTTTTCTCGGAATCTGACGGCAGGAGAAATGCTTGCGCAGGTGCAGGCGGCTCAGCGCGACGGTGGCGTGCGAATTTCCAATATTGTCCTGATGGGGATGGGTGAGCCGCTTGACAACTATCAGAATGTTCTGCGCTTTTTGAAACTGGTTTCTGACCCAAACGGCATGAATATCGGGATGCGGCATATTTCTTTATCCACCTGCGGATTGGTGGAGCAGATCTATGCGCTGGCACAGGAAAAGCTGCAGCTGACACTTTCGGTTTCTCTGCACGCGCCAAATGATGAAATCCGCAGAAAGACCATGCCGGTCAGCAGAAAATTTTCCATGGAAGAACTTTTAAAAGCCTGCAGATACTATGCAGAGGAGACAGGCAGAAGAATTTCTTACGAATATGCGATGATTCAAGGTGTCAATGATGATGATGCCTGTGCGCAGGAACTGGCGGGGCGGCTGGGGGGTACGCTTTGCCATGTCAATTTAATTCCTGTAAACAGCGTGGCCGGAGCAGGGTATAAAAAGAGTTCAGTTGAGCGGCAAAATGCGTTTATACAGATTCTGGAACGCCATGGAATCACCGCAACAGTGCGGCGGACTCTGGGTTCCGATATCAATGCTTCCTGCGGTCAGCTGCGCAGAAGAAAGCAAGAAGAGGTGTCCCACCATGTTTAA
- the rsmB gene encoding 16S rRNA (cytosine(967)-C(5))-methyltransferase RsmB — MSARETALAALLRVDENEGYSNLVLDKALRDSSLDDRDRALVTALFYGVLERRITLDAALEPYLARRKEKRDPVVWEILRMAAYQIYYMDKIPDSAAVNEAVTLAKAAGKGKAAGFVNGLLRSLLRQKGTAVFPPQRQNRLQQLSVRNSCPVWMLQMWESTYGEQVTRELLEVSFCRPPLFARVNSLRTTKEELIRLLAEEGVQAVSVPFLPNALELTNTGAVAQGTCFQNGLFHIQDTSSQLCSLLLGAKPGETVYDVCAAPGGKAFTVAEQMQELGHILAFDLYKGKVGLIRKGAERLGLSCVTAAVRDALRDEKPLPPADRILCDVPCSGLGILRRKPEIRYKSREAIDSLPDLQYRILCRSSALLRPGGTMIYSTCTLNPAENGENARRFLREHKDFAALPLNLPAGVRRTVSEPDYQLTLFPQTNRTDGFFISAFRKEE, encoded by the coding sequence ATGAGCGCGCGGGAAACCGCGCTGGCGGCTCTTTTGCGTGTGGATGAAAATGAAGGGTACTCCAATCTGGTGCTCGACAAAGCACTGCGGGACAGCAGCTTGGATGACCGGGATCGTGCGTTGGTTACGGCACTGTTTTATGGGGTGCTGGAGCGCCGAATCACATTGGATGCGGCGCTGGAACCGTATCTTGCCAGACGCAAGGAAAAACGGGATCCGGTGGTGTGGGAAATCCTGCGCATGGCGGCCTATCAAATTTATTATATGGATAAAATACCGGATTCCGCAGCGGTAAATGAAGCGGTTACCCTTGCAAAAGCCGCCGGAAAAGGAAAGGCTGCCGGTTTTGTTAACGGCTTGCTGCGCAGCTTGCTGCGGCAGAAAGGAACCGCAGTGTTTCCACCGCAGCGCCAAAACCGTCTGCAGCAGCTTTCTGTGCGGAATTCCTGCCCAGTGTGGATGCTGCAAATGTGGGAAAGTACTTATGGTGAACAGGTAACGCGGGAACTGCTGGAAGTGAGTTTTTGCAGACCGCCGCTTTTTGCGCGGGTTAACTCTCTGCGAACGACAAAGGAAGAACTGATACGGCTTCTTGCGGAAGAGGGTGTTCAGGCTGTTTCGGTTCCTTTCCTTCCAAATGCACTGGAACTGACCAACACAGGAGCGGTTGCGCAGGGCACTTGCTTTCAAAACGGCCTGTTTCATATTCAGGACACGTCGAGTCAGCTTTGCAGTCTGCTTCTGGGTGCAAAGCCGGGCGAAACAGTTTATGATGTCTGTGCGGCGCCCGGTGGAAAAGCCTTTACTGTGGCGGAACAAATGCAGGAACTGGGGCACATCCTTGCCTTCGACCTTTATAAGGGAAAAGTGGGGTTGATTCGCAAGGGCGCGGAACGGCTCGGACTTTCGTGTGTAACCGCCGCGGTGCGGGATGCGCTGCGCGATGAAAAACCGCTGCCGCCTGCTGACCGGATTCTGTGTGATGTGCCCTGTTCCGGACTTGGAATCCTCCGCCGAAAGCCGGAAATCCGCTATAAATCCCGGGAAGCTATTGACAGTTTGCCGGATTTGCAGTACCGTATTCTGTGTAGATCTTCTGCATTGCTGCGCCCCGGCGGAACTATGATTTATTCGACTTGCACGTTAAATCCGGCGGAAAATGGAGAAAATGCACGGCGCTTTTTGCGGGAACACAAAGATTTTGCGGCTTTGCCGCTGAATCTGCCGGCCGGTGTGCGGCGGACGGTTTCAGAACCGGATTATCAGCTAACGCTGTTTCCGCAGACAAACCGAACGGACGGCTTTTTTATCAGCGCTTTCAGGAAGGAAGAATAG
- a CDS encoding zinc metallopeptidase: MGFYAYDYRAFLWMLPAILFTAYAQYRVQSVFRRYSSVHCLGGCTGAQAAQRVAAFGGVLNLKIRPIDGTLTDYYDPRTNCISLSQDVYGSNSVSAVGVAAHEAGHSIQTAKGYLPNRIRTAIVPVTQFASKLSFPMIFVGLLLPTQYDFVVDLGIVLFSFAVLFQLVTLPVEFNASARALRALGETELLTAEELSSARKVLTAAAMTYLAASFSALLQLFRLLLIAGSRRGENR; the protein is encoded by the coding sequence ATGGGTTTTTATGCTTATGACTACCGGGCGTTTCTCTGGATGCTGCCCGCCATTCTGTTTACAGCTTATGCACAGTATCGGGTACAGTCTGTGTTTCGCCGCTACAGCAGCGTGCACTGTTTGGGTGGTTGCACCGGTGCGCAGGCGGCGCAGCGTGTGGCAGCTTTCGGCGGCGTGTTGAATTTGAAGATTCGCCCGATTGATGGCACGCTGACAGATTACTATGACCCGCGTACCAACTGCATCAGCCTTTCACAGGATGTTTACGGCAGCAATTCTGTCAGTGCGGTCGGGGTTGCTGCACATGAAGCGGGACACAGCATCCAGACTGCAAAAGGATACCTGCCCAATCGGATTCGCACGGCGATTGTGCCGGTTACCCAGTTTGCGTCAAAGCTTTCCTTTCCGATGATTTTTGTGGGTTTGTTGTTGCCAACGCAGTATGACTTCGTTGTTGATTTGGGAATTGTTCTTTTCAGTTTTGCCGTGCTATTTCAGCTTGTCACATTACCGGTGGAATTTAATGCCAGTGCACGCGCGCTGCGAGCGCTGGGTGAAACAGAACTCTTAACGGCAGAGGAATTGTCAAGTGCACGGAAGGTGCTGACAGCCGCGGCTATGACTTATCTGGCGGCAAGTTTCAGCGCATTGCTGCAGCTCTTCCGTCTGCTGCTGATTGCGGGCAGCCGCAGAGGAGAAAACCGATGA
- the fmt gene encoding methionyl-tRNA formyltransferase, protein MRIVFMGTPDFAVPCLRALLDAGHEVCGVYTQPDKPKGRGYTLTPPPVKVLAAAADVPVRQPKTLRTPEAAQELRRLHPDVIVVVAYGKILPKEILEIPKQGCVNVHASLLPAYRGAAPIQRAVLNGDAETGVTTMYMAEGLDTGDILLQKKTPIGENETSAQLHDRLSVLGAELLVETLAQLETLVPQAQGEASTPYAAMLDKSMSPIDWNQTAQEIHNQIRGLNPWPAASTVFGGKLLKIYDSRLVQTETGDCPGTVSPGFVVCCGGKTALQVTQVQPAGKKKMAASDFLRGHSLSGKIILPF, encoded by the coding sequence GTGCGTATTGTATTTATGGGAACGCCCGACTTTGCGGTGCCGTGCCTGCGCGCACTGCTGGACGCTGGGCATGAAGTGTGCGGTGTTTATACGCAGCCGGACAAGCCGAAAGGCAGGGGGTATACGCTGACACCGCCGCCGGTTAAGGTGCTGGCTGCAGCTGCCGACGTTCCCGTGCGGCAGCCGAAGACACTGCGCACACCCGAAGCGGCGCAGGAGTTGCGCCGGCTTCATCCGGATGTCATTGTTGTAGTGGCGTATGGTAAAATTCTTCCAAAAGAGATTCTGGAAATTCCGAAACAAGGCTGCGTCAATGTTCATGCATCTCTGCTGCCGGCATACCGTGGGGCGGCGCCGATTCAGCGGGCGGTTTTAAATGGAGATGCCGAAACAGGCGTGACGACCATGTATATGGCGGAAGGTTTGGATACCGGGGATATCTTGTTACAGAAAAAAACACCGATTGGGGAAAATGAAACTTCTGCGCAGTTGCACGACCGACTCTCCGTACTGGGAGCGGAACTTCTGGTTGAAACGCTCGCACAGTTGGAGACTCTGGTGCCGCAGGCGCAGGGAGAGGCATCAACGCCATACGCAGCAATGCTCGACAAATCCATGAGCCCGATTGACTGGAACCAAACGGCGCAGGAAATCCACAACCAGATTCGTGGGCTTAACCCTTGGCCTGCGGCATCCACAGTTTTTGGCGGGAAACTGCTGAAAATTTATGACAGCAGACTGGTACAGACAGAAACGGGTGACTGTCCCGGAACCGTTTCGCCTGGTTTTGTAGTTTGTTGTGGCGGAAAAACCGCCCTGCAGGTTACGCAGGTGCAGCCTGCAGGTAAAAAGAAAATGGCAGCTTCTGACTTCCTGCGCGGACATTCTCTTTCCGGGAAAATCATACTGCCTTTCTGA
- the def gene encoding peptide deformylase, whose translation MALRNIRKENDPCLKVVCRPVEKFDEKLGQLLDDMYDTMKQADGVGLAAPQVGIRRRAVVIDVGEGRLELVNPEFLLQEGEQQCVEGCLSFPNRWGVTHRPQHVKVRAQRRDGTFFEVDAKDFLALACCHEIDHLNGIVFLSHVEHFLTNEELQKMH comes from the coding sequence ATGGCGCTTCGCAATATTCGCAAAGAAAATGACCCGTGTTTAAAGGTTGTCTGCCGTCCAGTTGAAAAGTTTGATGAAAAGCTGGGGCAGTTGTTGGATGATATGTACGATACCATGAAACAGGCAGATGGTGTGGGTTTAGCAGCGCCTCAGGTGGGCATTCGCCGCCGCGCAGTTGTCATTGATGTCGGTGAGGGGCGGCTGGAACTGGTTAATCCGGAATTCTTGCTGCAGGAAGGGGAGCAGCAGTGCGTTGAGGGCTGCCTGTCCTTTCCGAATCGCTGGGGCGTTACACACCGTCCGCAGCACGTGAAAGTCCGCGCACAGCGCCGGGACGGTACTTTTTTTGAAGTGGACGCAAAGGATTTTCTTGCGCTAGCCTGCTGCCATGAAATTGACCACCTTAATGGCATTGTGTTCCTTTCTCATGTGGAGCATTTCCTGACCAATGAGGAACTGCAGAAAATGCACTGA
- the priA gene encoding replication restart helicase PriA, which yields MRIVKVAVEKTVYHFDKDFDYAVPDALVSRAMPGCRVRIPFGTANRVCQGMILSVRDAEGDAKIKFLQAVLDEAPLLSDEMLFMVPWLKERYFCTLFDAVKLLLPAGLTYRVRKLYTLAAGVTKEQILSLPADERNAVLPLLQKPQQERNALLREAGLPPDAEVLERLCKKEILHCTADTVRRVGDASQKMVRLCSSLPEPLKLTPRQREVFKVLQDAGCASVKEVCYFTGVTPAVIKNMTKHGVCETYEQETYRTPYLDAETSETGLQEPISLSSEQHIAYEHLYESYQTGKASVSLLYGVTGSGKTNVYLCLIDKVLADGRNVILMVPEISLTPQSVRIFQRRYGRRVAVFHSGLSVGERMDEWKRVKRGEAAVVVGTRSAVFAPLPHLGLVIVDEEQESTYQSESSPRYHAKEVAWFRCRYHKALLLLASATPCVETYYAARTGKIGLEILEHRYGEAKLPQVCICDMNRELQDGNTTMLSRPLLEALHENLRQKRQSILLLNRRGYNTFASCPDCGYVMTCPNCSISLTYHAANHRLMCHYCGYSVPFTAECPSCHSRHMRYAGAGTQRAEEQLQEMLPQARILRLDADAAMRRYAYEEKLHQFAEGAYDLIVGTQMVAKGLDFENVTVVGVLSADQSLYSDDFRSTERTFDLLTQVIGRAGRGRFCGRAFLQTFTPENPVFALAARQDYPSFYEQELPLRKVMLYPPFSDLCVVGFVSAEERAAREGSIQFLRSLQEAAQKMYRQLPLRVLNPSPARIYRAGGKYRYKLLLKCRNSTLFRQMLAQLLSEFAKSRIGKAVTAFADINPENIL from the coding sequence ATGCGGATTGTCAAAGTTGCTGTAGAAAAGACGGTTTATCATTTTGATAAAGACTTTGACTATGCTGTGCCGGATGCGTTGGTTTCGCGCGCCATGCCAGGCTGCCGGGTGCGCATTCCGTTTGGAACAGCCAACCGCGTTTGCCAGGGAATGATACTGTCGGTACGGGATGCGGAAGGCGATGCAAAAATCAAGTTTTTGCAAGCGGTGCTGGATGAAGCACCGCTTCTTTCAGATGAGATGCTTTTTATGGTGCCATGGCTGAAAGAACGTTATTTCTGTACGTTGTTTGATGCGGTCAAGCTGCTGCTTCCGGCCGGTTTAACTTACCGGGTACGGAAATTATACACGCTGGCGGCGGGCGTTACCAAGGAGCAGATCCTTTCACTGCCTGCTGATGAGCGAAACGCGGTCTTGCCGCTTTTGCAAAAACCGCAGCAAGAACGGAATGCCTTGCTGCGGGAAGCCGGACTTCCGCCGGATGCCGAGGTGCTGGAGCGGCTATGCAAAAAAGAAATTTTGCATTGTACGGCCGATACGGTGCGGCGTGTGGGGGATGCATCGCAAAAAATGGTGCGGCTTTGCAGTTCGCTTCCGGAACCGCTCAAACTGACCCCGCGGCAGCGAGAGGTTTTCAAGGTTTTGCAGGATGCTGGCTGTGCTTCTGTCAAAGAGGTGTGTTACTTTACAGGTGTAACACCAGCTGTAATTAAAAATATGACAAAGCACGGTGTCTGTGAAACTTATGAACAGGAAACGTATCGAACGCCATATCTGGATGCGGAAACTTCTGAAACGGGTCTGCAGGAACCCATAAGCCTTTCTTCGGAACAGCACATCGCTTACGAACATCTTTATGAGTCTTATCAAACAGGAAAAGCATCCGTTTCTCTGCTGTATGGTGTGACCGGCAGCGGAAAGACCAACGTGTACCTCTGCCTGATTGACAAAGTTTTGGCAGATGGGCGGAATGTGATTTTGATGGTGCCGGAAATTTCCTTGACACCGCAGTCTGTCCGCATTTTCCAGCGACGGTACGGCAGGCGTGTTGCGGTGTTTCACAGTGGACTATCCGTTGGCGAGCGCATGGATGAATGGAAGCGTGTAAAACGTGGGGAGGCTGCGGTGGTTGTGGGAACCCGTTCCGCTGTGTTTGCTCCACTGCCACATTTAGGGTTGGTTATTGTGGATGAAGAGCAGGAATCTACCTATCAGTCAGAAAGTTCTCCACGGTACCATGCGAAAGAAGTCGCATGGTTTCGCTGCCGGTATCACAAAGCACTGCTGCTGCTTGCTTCTGCAACGCCGTGCGTGGAAACGTACTATGCGGCTCGCACCGGTAAAATTGGTTTGGAAATTCTTGAACACCGTTACGGGGAAGCCAAATTGCCGCAGGTTTGTATCTGCGATATGAATCGGGAACTGCAGGACGGAAATACCACAATGCTCAGCAGGCCTTTGCTGGAAGCTCTGCATGAGAACCTGCGGCAGAAACGGCAGTCTATTCTTTTATTGAACCGGCGCGGATACAACACGTTTGCGTCCTGCCCGGACTGCGGCTATGTCATGACTTGCCCGAACTGCAGCATTTCGCTTACTTATCATGCGGCAAACCATCGCCTGATGTGTCATTACTGTGGTTATTCTGTGCCGTTTACTGCGGAATGTCCATCGTGCCACAGCCGACATATGCGCTATGCCGGTGCCGGAACCCAGCGCGCAGAAGAACAGCTGCAGGAGATGCTGCCGCAGGCTCGCATTCTTCGCTTGGATGCAGATGCCGCTATGCGCCGATATGCGTATGAAGAGAAGTTGCACCAGTTTGCTGAAGGCGCATATGATTTGATAGTGGGTACACAGATGGTGGCGAAGGGGCTGGACTTTGAAAATGTTACCGTCGTAGGTGTCTTGTCGGCAGATCAGTCCCTGTACAGCGATGACTTCCGCAGTACGGAGCGCACCTTTGACTTGCTGACGCAGGTGATTGGCCGTGCGGGCCGGGGACGCTTCTGCGGCCGTGCGTTTTTGCAGACTTTTACTCCCGAAAATCCGGTCTTTGCTTTGGCTGCCCGGCAGGATTATCCTTCTTTTTATGAGCAGGAACTGCCGCTGCGAAAAGTGATGCTGTATCCTCCGTTTTCAGACTTGTGTGTGGTTGGCTTTGTCAGTGCGGAGGAGCGGGCAGCGCGGGAGGGGAGTATTCAATTTTTGCGAAGCCTGCAGGAAGCGGCGCAGAAGATGTATCGGCAGCTTCCGCTGCGCGTCTTGAATCCTTCGCCTGCACGGATTTATCGCGCTGGCGGAAAATATCGCTATAAACTTTTACTAAAATGCCGGAACAGTACACTGTTCCGGCAGATGTTGGCACAACTCCTGTCGGAGTTTGCTAAAAGCCGTATTGGAAAAGCTGTGACTGCATTTGCAGATATCAATCCGGAAAATATACTTTGA
- a CDS encoding DNA-directed RNA polymerase subunit omega, whose amino-acid sequence MIKPIADLLTEPGQSRYALCVGVSKRAREIAAEAEDKGEILDEKPVELAVEELKKHEYRIVESDRNEDEEADEAKEIKIEEQIIEEAAPNVQ is encoded by the coding sequence ATGATTAAACCAATTGCAGATTTGCTGACAGAACCGGGACAAAGCCGCTACGCACTGTGCGTGGGGGTTTCCAAGCGTGCACGCGAGATTGCTGCCGAAGCAGAGGACAAAGGCGAAATTCTGGACGAAAAGCCCGTGGAGCTGGCAGTGGAAGAACTGAAAAAACATGAGTACCGCATTGTGGAGTCAGACCGCAACGAGGACGAAGAAGCAGACGAAGCCAAGGAAATTAAAATTGAAGAGCAGATCATCGAGGAAGCGGCTCCGAATGTCCAATAA
- the gmk gene encoding guanylate kinase, with protein sequence MTNKGLLVVLSGPSGTGKGTVLKAYFAKHPEARLSVSATTRAPRPGEQDGREYFFVSKEEFQQMQQEHALLESAEYCGNCYGTPLAPIEAWLQKGYDVFLEIEVQGGAQVQKLLPDSVGIFILPPSAAELANRLRGRGTEAEAVVQKRLHAAKEEILQAKQYDYAVVNDTVEQAVEDIAAILYAEKHKTSRNPALIERVLNND encoded by the coding sequence ATGACGAATAAAGGACTGCTCGTCGTTCTTTCCGGACCGTCCGGAACCGGAAAGGGCACGGTGCTGAAAGCTTACTTCGCAAAGCATCCGGAGGCGCGGCTGTCGGTTTCCGCAACAACGCGTGCACCCCGACCCGGTGAGCAGGACGGTCGGGAATATTTCTTTGTTTCAAAGGAAGAGTTTCAGCAAATGCAGCAGGAACACGCACTGTTGGAGAGTGCGGAATACTGTGGGAACTGTTACGGCACGCCTCTTGCCCCAATTGAGGCGTGGCTGCAAAAAGGGTATGACGTTTTCCTGGAAATTGAAGTGCAGGGCGGGGCACAGGTGCAGAAGCTGCTTCCCGACAGCGTCGGTATATTTATTCTGCCTCCGTCTGCCGCAGAGCTTGCGAATCGTCTGCGCGGCCGCGGTACAGAAGCGGAGGCGGTTGTGCAGAAACGTCTGCACGCGGCGAAAGAAGAAATTCTGCAGGCGAAGCAGTATGACTATGCGGTCGTCAATGATACGGTGGAGCAGGCGGTAGAGGACATTGCCGCTATTTTATATGCCGAAAAGCACAAAACCAGCCGGAATCCGGCGCTGATAGAAAGGGTGCTGAACAATGATTAA
- the remA gene encoding extracellular matrix/biofilm regulator RemA, with translation MKLINIGFGNMVSANRLVAIVSPESAPIKRIIQDAKERGTLIDATYGRRTRAVIIMDSEHVILSAVQPETVANRLNDKDDDLEDEELDEDDE, from the coding sequence ATGAAACTGATCAATATCGGTTTTGGCAACATGGTTTCTGCAAACAGGCTGGTCGCAATCGTCAGTCCTGAGTCTGCACCGATCAAGCGCATTATTCAGGATGCAAAGGAACGCGGCACGCTGATTGATGCAACCTATGGCCGCAGGACGCGCGCAGTGATCATTATGGACAGTGAACATGTGATTTTGTCAGCGGTTCAGCCGGAAACGGTCGCAAACCGACTGAATGACAAGGATGACGATTTGGAGGATGAGGAACTGGATGAGGATGACGAATAA
- a CDS encoding YicC/YloC family endoribonuclease, with amino-acid sequence MIKSMTGYGRQEEILGTRHIQVEIKSVNHRYFEFTTRVSRGYSFLEEKMKTYIRNFVARGKVDLFISVESTEGADVEISVNRNVAAGYISAMRELCSDYELEDDITASTLARFSDIFTVSRKPEDENAVWNDVKTVADQAIASFLHMRIVEGQKLKEDVSARAEKILSLVKEVEQRSPETVEAYRRRLYARLQEVLQDKAIDEQRVVTEAALFADKIAVDEETVRLRSHLAQFQKLLESAEPVGRKLDFLVQEMNREANTIGSKCSDTQIAYAVVDIKAEIEKIREQIQNIE; translated from the coding sequence TTGATAAAAAGCATGACCGGCTACGGCCGGCAGGAGGAAATACTCGGTACACGGCACATTCAAGTGGAGATTAAGTCCGTAAATCACCGGTATTTCGAGTTCACAACCCGTGTCAGCCGCGGTTACAGTTTTCTGGAAGAAAAAATGAAGACATATATTCGAAACTTTGTCGCGCGCGGCAAGGTTGACCTTTTTATTTCTGTGGAATCCACGGAGGGTGCGGATGTAGAGATTTCTGTAAACCGTAATGTGGCGGCAGGCTATATTTCTGCCATGCGGGAACTTTGCAGTGATTATGAGCTTGAAGATGATATAACCGCGTCCACTTTAGCTCGATTTAGTGATATTTTTACAGTTTCGCGCAAGCCGGAAGATGAAAATGCGGTTTGGAACGATGTCAAAACAGTAGCAGATCAAGCAATTGCTTCGTTTCTGCATATGCGCATTGTAGAAGGCCAAAAACTAAAAGAGGATGTTTCTGCACGCGCGGAGAAAATTCTTTCTCTCGTTAAAGAGGTGGAGCAGCGTTCGCCGGAAACGGTGGAAGCCTACCGCAGGCGTCTGTATGCCCGCTTGCAGGAAGTGCTGCAGGACAAAGCAATTGATGAGCAGCGCGTCGTGACGGAGGCAGCTCTTTTTGCTGATAAAATTGCTGTCGATGAAGAAACCGTGCGGCTGCGCAGCCATCTTGCGCAGTTTCAAAAATTGCTGGAGTCTGCAGAACCAGTGGGTCGTAAGCTGGATTTTCTGGTGCAGGAAATGAACCGGGAGGCCAATACGATCGGTTCCAAATGCTCTGACACGCAGATTGCTTATGCTGTCGTTGACATAAAAGCGGAGATTGAAAAAATCCGAGAGCAAATTCAAAATATTGAGTGA
- a CDS encoding oxaloacetate decarboxylase subunit alpha, whose translation MARKIGITEVALRDAPQSLIATRMPIGDMLPILDKLDQIGYYSLECWGGATFDSCLRFLNEDPWERLRLLRKNCPHTKLQMLFRGQNMLGYRHYADDVLEYFVQRSVANGIDIIRIFDALNDIKNLQTAIRAAKKEGATAQVAISYTTGPVFTTDYYVSYAKQIEESGADSICIKDMAALLTPYKTFELVSALKKAVHLPIQLHTHYTSGLASMCLLKGIEAGADVIDTAISPLALGTSHAPTESMVAALQGTEYDTGLDLKAFGEIREYFMKLRKKYIESGLLDQSMLATNTKALLYQVPGGMLSNLLSQLKQAGKADQLEAVLQEVPRVREDAGYPPLVTPTSQIVGTQAVFNVITGERYKMCTNEFKDLIAGKYGATPMPIEESFVHRIIGDQPRITCRPADSLKPELDTLRKECTQWVEQEEDVLSYAMFPKVATDFFKKRAAAKYGVDAKHADSQAQIHPV comes from the coding sequence ATGGCAAGGAAGATTGGAATTACAGAGGTTGCCCTGCGGGACGCACCACAGTCCCTGATTGCCACCCGAATGCCGATTGGCGATATGCTCCCGATTCTCGATAAGTTGGATCAAATCGGGTACTATTCTTTGGAGTGCTGGGGTGGCGCCACCTTTGACAGCTGCCTGCGTTTTTTAAATGAAGATCCTTGGGAGCGACTGCGGCTTCTGCGGAAAAACTGCCCGCATACCAAGCTACAGATGCTTTTCCGTGGGCAGAATATGCTGGGTTACCGGCACTATGCGGATGATGTGCTGGAATATTTCGTGCAGCGCAGTGTTGCAAACGGAATTGACATTATTCGCATTTTCGACGCACTGAATGATATTAAAAATCTGCAGACAGCCATCCGCGCGGCGAAAAAAGAAGGAGCAACGGCGCAGGTTGCCATTTCCTACACGACCGGCCCTGTTTTTACAACGGATTATTATGTCTCCTATGCAAAGCAGATTGAAGAGTCTGGCGCGGATTCGATTTGTATTAAGGATATGGCGGCCTTGCTCACTCCGTATAAAACATTTGAATTGGTTTCTGCACTGAAAAAAGCGGTGCATCTGCCGATTCAGCTGCATACGCATTATACTTCCGGCCTGGCGTCGATGTGCCTGCTGAAAGGAATTGAGGCCGGCGCGGATGTAATCGATACAGCAATTTCTCCATTGGCTTTGGGAACATCCCATGCACCGACAGAATCCATGGTGGCTGCTCTGCAGGGTACGGAATATGACACGGGACTTGATTTGAAAGCTTTCGGAGAAATTCGCGAATACTTTATGAAGCTCCGTAAGAAGTATATAGAAAGCGGACTGCTTGACCAAAGTATGCTGGCAACCAATACGAAAGCGCTGCTATATCAGGTTCCGGGCGGAATGCTTAGCAACCTGCTGTCACAGTTAAAGCAGGCCGGAAAAGCCGACCAGCTGGAGGCTGTTTTGCAGGAAGTTCCGCGTGTGCGTGAGGATGCAGGTTATCCACCATTGGTTACGCCGACCTCGCAGATTGTCGGCACGCAGGCAGTATTCAATGTGATTACCGGCGAGCGCTACAAAATGTGTACCAATGAATTCAAGGATTTAATTGCAGGAAAGTACGGTGCCACGCCAATGCCGATTGAGGAATCCTTTGTCCACAGGATTATCGGTGACCAGCCGCGCATCACCTGCCGTCCAGCCGATTCGTTAAAACCGGAACTGGACACTCTGCGAAAGGAATGCACGCAGTGGGTGGAACAGGAAGAGGACGTACTGTCCTATGCGATGTTCCCGAAAGTGGCAACGGACTTTTTCAAAAAACGTGCTGCGGCAAAGTATGGCGTAGATGCTAAACACGCGGATTCACAGGCACAGATTCATCCGGTATAA